In Monomorium pharaonis isolate MP-MQ-018 chromosome 3, ASM1337386v2, whole genome shotgun sequence, a genomic segment contains:
- the LOC105833388 gene encoding H/ACA ribonucleoprotein complex subunit 3, whose product MYLMYYLDDKGNRVYTLQKVDPNGKPTLSAHPARFSVEDKYSRERITMKRRFGLLLTQQPQPKY is encoded by the exons atgtatctcATGTATTACTTGGATGACAAAGGAAATCGGGTGTACACTTTAcag aaagtaGATCCTAATGGAAAGCCTACCTTGTCTGCACATCCAG CACGGTTTTCTGTAGAAGACAAATATTcaagagaaagaattactaTGAAGAGAAGATTTGGTCTTCTTTTGACGCAGCAACCACAACCTAAatattaa